Proteins from a single region of Pseudodesulfovibrio portus:
- a CDS encoding bifunctional folylpolyglutamate synthase/dihydrofolate synthase yields MPDLPVVHVVGTNGKGSTAAFFASLARAHGLKVGVFTSPHFLTMRERVQINRAMLSQARWVELANAILSAPAGAELTYFEFQTCLAMLAFRQERVDVAVMEAGLGGRFDATNVFAPELVLYTPIGMDHEKVLGDTLAAIARDKAGALRAGSCGVTGPQDPDALLELENRAEAVGARLMYAVDMAEPVAARRLGIPGIHQTVNARLALAGWRWFAAGHDLKSETDKEIFGLETAFLPGRFQRVDVDGREVILDGAHNPHALAALKAALAASGSEPGCVIFSCMEDKDLDAMVPMVRDLTPGPVLAVPMAYDRACRTERLAETFGEKAVVLDSLEAALAEGSKYSSPTLICGSLYLLADFYTLYPHFLTA; encoded by the coding sequence ATGCCGGACCTGCCGGTTGTCCATGTGGTAGGCACCAACGGCAAGGGCTCCACCGCCGCGTTTTTCGCCTCCCTGGCCCGCGCCCACGGGCTCAAGGTGGGCGTGTTCACATCGCCCCACTTTCTGACCATGCGCGAGCGGGTGCAGATCAACCGGGCCATGCTTTCCCAAGCCCGATGGGTCGAACTGGCGAATGCCATCCTGTCCGCCCCCGCAGGGGCGGAGTTGACCTATTTCGAGTTCCAGACCTGCCTGGCCATGCTCGCCTTCCGGCAGGAGCGGGTGGACGTGGCCGTCATGGAAGCCGGGCTCGGCGGCCGATTCGACGCCACCAATGTCTTTGCGCCGGAGCTGGTTCTGTATACGCCCATCGGCATGGATCACGAAAAGGTCCTCGGCGACACCCTGGCCGCCATCGCCCGCGACAAGGCCGGGGCCCTGCGAGCAGGGAGCTGCGGCGTGACGGGCCCCCAGGACCCGGACGCGCTTCTGGAGCTGGAGAACAGGGCCGAAGCCGTGGGAGCCCGTCTCATGTATGCCGTGGACATGGCCGAGCCGGTTGCGGCGCGGCGTTTGGGAATTCCGGGCATCCATCAGACGGTCAACGCCCGGCTCGCGTTGGCCGGATGGCGCTGGTTCGCTGCCGGGCACGACCTGAAGAGTGAGACCGACAAGGAGATATTCGGCCTGGAAACCGCCTTTCTGCCCGGGCGGTTCCAGCGCGTCGACGTGGACGGGCGCGAGGTCATCCTGGACGGGGCGCACAACCCCCACGCCCTCGCCGCGCTCAAGGCCGCCCTGGCGGCGTCGGGCTCGGAGCCTGGATGCGTGATCTTTTCCTGCATGGAGGACAAGGACCTCGATGCCATGGTGCCGATGGTCCGGGACCTGACGCCGGGTCCGGTCCTGGCGGTGCCCATGGCCTATGACCGCGCCTGCCGCACCGAACGGCTGGCAGAAACATTTGGTGAGAAGGCTGTTGTGCTGGATTCCCTCGAAGCGGCCTTGGCCGAAGGGTCGAAATATTCCTCGCCGACACTCATCTGCGGGTCCTTGTATTTGCTTGCGGACTTCTATACCCTGTATCCGCACTTTCTCACCGCATAA
- the murA gene encoding UDP-N-acetylglucosamine 1-carboxyvinyltransferase, producing the protein MDRLIIKGGVPLQGSIRVSGAKNAALPILMACLLAEGQVNLSNVPRLADIRTSLKLLNILGCETSFEGNEATSLVTGLKPEAPYELVKTMRASVLCLGPLLARLGEARVALPGGCAIGARPVDLHLRGFERMGAEFEITEGFIKGHCKGGLKGAKITLDFPTVGGTENILMAACLAEGVSTIENAAREPEVVDLANFLNACGAKISGQGTSIITVEGVPSLSGCDYRVMPDRIEAGTYMVAAAITGGELEILDCPFSDLDAVSYKLREMGVWLQEEEDYVLVRRANGLLQNVDVTTQPHPGFPTDMQAQLMALMCLGKGTGIIEEKIFENRFMHVLELVRLGADIRLKSRTAMVHGVGRLVGAPVMASDLRASASLVLAGLAAEGTTTIERIYHLDRGYENIEAKLSGVGARIERVSG; encoded by the coding sequence ATGGATAGATTGATCATCAAAGGCGGCGTTCCGCTTCAGGGCAGCATTCGTGTTTCGGGCGCGAAAAACGCGGCCCTCCCCATTCTCATGGCCTGCCTCCTGGCCGAGGGCCAAGTCAACCTGAGCAATGTTCCCAGGCTGGCCGATATCCGCACGTCGCTGAAACTTCTCAACATCCTCGGTTGCGAGACCTCCTTCGAGGGCAACGAGGCAACCAGCCTGGTAACGGGCCTCAAGCCCGAGGCCCCCTATGAGCTGGTCAAGACCATGCGCGCATCGGTGCTCTGTCTGGGACCGCTGCTGGCCCGGCTGGGCGAGGCCCGCGTGGCCCTGCCCGGCGGATGCGCCATCGGCGCCCGTCCCGTGGACCTGCATCTGCGCGGCTTCGAGCGCATGGGCGCGGAGTTCGAAATCACCGAAGGATTCATCAAGGGACACTGCAAGGGCGGCCTCAAGGGGGCCAAGATCACCCTCGATTTTCCCACCGTGGGCGGCACCGAGAACATCCTCATGGCCGCCTGTCTGGCCGAGGGCGTGTCCACCATCGAGAACGCGGCCCGTGAGCCCGAAGTGGTGGACCTGGCCAACTTCCTGAACGCCTGCGGCGCGAAAATCTCCGGCCAGGGGACCAGCATCATCACGGTGGAGGGCGTTCCCTCCCTGTCCGGGTGCGACTATCGCGTCATGCCCGACCGCATTGAGGCCGGGACCTACATGGTGGCCGCGGCCATCACCGGCGGCGAGCTGGAAATCCTGGACTGCCCGTTTTCGGACCTGGACGCGGTCAGCTACAAGCTCCGCGAGATGGGCGTCTGGCTGCAGGAGGAAGAGGACTACGTGCTGGTGCGCCGGGCCAACGGCCTGTTGCAGAACGTGGACGTGACCACCCAGCCGCATCCCGGGTTCCCCACGGACATGCAGGCCCAGCTCATGGCGCTGATGTGCCTGGGCAAGGGCACCGGCATCATCGAGGAGAAGATTTTCGAGAACCGGTTCATGCACGTGCTGGAGCTGGTCCGTCTCGGCGCGGACATCCGTCTCAAGAGCCGGACAGCCATGGTCCACGGCGTGGGCAGGCTGGTGGGCGCGCCGGTCATGGCTTCGGACCTGCGGGCCAGCGCATCCCTGGTGCTGGCCGGTCTGGCCGCCGAGGGCACGACCACCATCGAACGCATCTACCA
- the selB gene encoding selenocysteine-specific translation elongation factor, giving the protein MPVIMGTAGHIDHGKTTLIKALTGIDCDRLSEEKKRGITIELGFAFLDLGEGDRLGIVDVPGHEKFVKNMVAGAAGVDFVILVIAADEGIMPQTREHLEICQLLGVTTGLVALTKTDMVDAEWLEMVEDEVASYLEPTFLSGAPVIPVSAHTGAGLEELKDALRTLISEFSPRRRSDLFRLPVDRVFTMKGHGTVVTGTMVSGSISVGDDVTLYPGGVGSKVRGLQSHGETVDTAQAGRRTAVNLAGLEVDDIRRGDVLARPGTLFPTNVWDIELTVLESSHLPLKHRKEIHFHHGAREVLARIHLLDRDELKPGETAICQARFTEPLAGVYDDRIVLRSFSPLRAFAGGRIVGPVGHKVKRFSDRVEQMKLLADDRPEVVAATQLELAGPDGVDFAELLTMTNLESKGLEKTLGVLGGQQKAVLFDKETRRYAGGELVESLADGLLEFLADFHRKDSMKPGVQRGELASSWGRGLPPKLFHHVLEKLLKKGDVVAEQEVIKLKDHKVSLASDQEKVREIIQAAYREGGTTPPNLKDVLASLGMDFKAASGVFRVLQDQGEIVRVSGDMYYQCAALDGIKQKVLAFFEEKEEMSAPDFKDLTGLSRKYLIPVLEYFDKEKLTVRVGDVRRLRKRS; this is encoded by the coding sequence ATGCCCGTCATCATGGGGACCGCCGGACATATCGACCACGGCAAGACCACGCTCATCAAGGCGCTCACCGGCATCGACTGCGACCGCCTTTCCGAGGAGAAGAAGCGGGGCATCACCATCGAGCTCGGCTTCGCCTTTCTCGACCTCGGGGAGGGCGACCGGCTGGGCATCGTGGATGTCCCGGGTCATGAAAAATTCGTCAAGAACATGGTGGCCGGGGCCGCTGGGGTGGATTTCGTCATCCTGGTCATCGCCGCGGACGAGGGGATCATGCCCCAGACCCGCGAACACCTGGAAATCTGCCAGTTGCTCGGCGTGACCACCGGGCTGGTGGCCCTGACCAAGACCGACATGGTGGACGCGGAGTGGCTGGAGATGGTGGAGGATGAGGTGGCGTCCTATCTGGAGCCCACCTTCCTCTCCGGTGCCCCGGTCATTCCGGTGTCGGCCCACACCGGAGCGGGCCTGGAGGAACTCAAGGACGCCCTCAGGACGCTGATCTCCGAATTTTCCCCCAGGCGCCGGTCCGATCTCTTCCGGCTGCCCGTGGACCGGGTGTTCACCATGAAGGGCCACGGCACCGTGGTCACCGGGACCATGGTCTCCGGCTCCATCTCCGTGGGCGACGACGTGACCCTGTATCCCGGCGGGGTCGGGTCCAAGGTGCGCGGGCTGCAATCCCACGGCGAGACCGTGGACACGGCCCAGGCAGGGCGGCGGACCGCCGTGAACCTGGCCGGGCTGGAAGTGGACGATATCCGGCGCGGCGACGTGCTGGCCCGGCCCGGAACACTGTTCCCCACGAACGTCTGGGACATCGAGCTGACCGTGCTCGAATCCTCGCACCTGCCCCTCAAGCATCGCAAGGAAATCCATTTTCATCACGGCGCGCGCGAAGTGCTGGCCCGCATCCATCTCCTCGACCGGGACGAACTCAAGCCGGGCGAGACCGCCATCTGCCAGGCCCGGTTCACCGAGCCCCTGGCCGGGGTGTACGATGACCGCATCGTGCTCCGGTCCTTCTCGCCGCTGCGGGCGTTTGCCGGAGGCAGGATCGTCGGCCCGGTGGGGCACAAGGTCAAACGGTTTTCGGACAGGGTGGAGCAGATGAAGCTCCTGGCCGACGACCGGCCGGAGGTCGTGGCCGCCACCCAGCTGGAACTGGCCGGGCCGGACGGCGTTGATTTCGCCGAACTGCTGACCATGACCAACCTGGAGTCCAAGGGGCTGGAAAAGACCCTGGGCGTGCTCGGCGGCCAGCAGAAGGCGGTGCTCTTCGACAAGGAGACCCGGCGTTATGCGGGCGGCGAGCTCGTGGAGTCCCTGGCCGACGGCCTGCTGGAGTTTCTGGCCGATTTCCACCGCAAGGATTCCATGAAGCCCGGCGTGCAGCGGGGCGAACTGGCCTCGTCGTGGGGACGCGGACTGCCGCCCAAGCTCTTCCATCATGTCCTGGAAAAGCTGCTCAAAAAGGGCGACGTGGTGGCCGAGCAGGAAGTGATCAAGCTCAAGGACCACAAGGTCTCCCTGGCCTCGGACCAGGAAAAGGTGCGCGAGATCATTCAGGCCGCGTACCGGGAGGGCGGAACCACGCCTCCCAACCTCAAGGACGTGCTCGCGTCGCTGGGCATGGACTTCAAGGCCGCGTCCGGCGTGTTCCGGGTGTTGCAGGACCAGGGCGAGATCGTGCGCGTGTCCGGCGACATGTATTACCAGTGTGCGGCCCTGGACGGGATCAAGCAGAAGGTGCTGGCCTTTTTCGAGGAAAAGGAGGAGATGTCGGCACCCGACTTCAAGGATCTGACGGGGTTGTCGCGCAAGTATCTCATTCCGGTTCTGGAATATTTCGACAAGGAGAAGCTCACGGTCCGCGTGGGCGACGTCCGCCGTCTCCGCAAACGGTCTTGA
- the selA gene encoding L-seryl-tRNA(Sec) selenium transferase, with protein sequence MSTLFRHLPSVDSALSALESVKDMQSLPRPLIKQLVNEFFDICREEIRSGVVAEPDELKLEALLPRLAAFARVGARPHFRRVLNGTGVVIHTNLGRSLLSKSAIEAVAEACGHYSNCEFDLSTGQRGSRYSHVEKILCDITGAEAAMVVNNNAAAVFIMLETLARGREVIVSRGQLVEIGGSFRIPDVMTKSGAVLREVGATNRTHVHDYENAIGDETGALMRVHTSNFRVVGFTKEVSLAEMRALGDRYNLPVIEDLGSGSLYALEGEGLLGEPTVQQVVAQGADVVSFSGDKVLGGPQAGIIVGRREYIDRIKKNPVNRAMRIDKMTLAALEATLRSYLDMDEARRQVPTLKMITASEEALKSKARRLAEVIRKRLGKKARVTMRKGMSRVGGGAFPEYDLPTTVVALAVKNISAGELREALLKTDPPLVARIEDEEFLLDPRTLDSTELKLVADALEQAVSASAS encoded by the coding sequence ATGAGTACGTTGTTCAGGCACCTGCCCTCCGTGGACTCCGCTCTGTCCGCGCTTGAATCGGTCAAGGACATGCAATCCTTGCCGAGGCCCTTGATCAAGCAATTGGTCAACGAATTTTTCGACATATGCCGCGAGGAGATCCGGTCCGGCGTCGTCGCCGAGCCGGACGAGCTCAAGCTGGAAGCCTTGCTGCCCCGGCTGGCGGCCTTTGCCAGGGTCGGGGCCCGCCCTCATTTCAGGCGGGTGCTCAACGGCACCGGCGTGGTCATTCATACCAACTTGGGCCGTTCGCTGCTGTCCAAGTCCGCCATCGAGGCCGTGGCCGAGGCGTGCGGCCATTACTCCAACTGCGAGTTCGACCTGTCCACCGGGCAGCGGGGCAGCCGCTATTCCCATGTGGAGAAAATCCTCTGCGACATCACCGGGGCCGAGGCGGCCATGGTCGTCAACAACAATGCCGCCGCCGTGTTCATTATGCTGGAGACCCTGGCGCGGGGCAGGGAAGTCATCGTGTCGCGCGGGCAGCTCGTCGAGATCGGCGGTTCGTTCCGCATCCCGGACGTCATGACCAAGTCCGGCGCGGTGCTGCGCGAGGTCGGGGCCACCAACCGGACCCATGTGCACGACTACGAGAACGCCATAGGCGACGAAACGGGCGCGCTCATGCGGGTCCACACCTCCAATTTCCGGGTCGTCGGCTTTACCAAGGAAGTCAGCCTGGCCGAGATGCGTGCGCTGGGCGACAGGTACAACCTGCCGGTCATCGAGGACCTTGGCAGCGGCTCCCTGTATGCCCTGGAAGGGGAGGGGCTGCTCGGCGAACCCACGGTCCAGCAGGTGGTGGCCCAGGGAGCGGATGTGGTATCCTTTTCCGGGGACAAGGTCCTCGGAGGCCCCCAGGCGGGCATCATCGTGGGCCGCAGGGAATACATCGACCGCATCAAGAAGAATCCGGTCAACCGGGCCATGCGCATCGACAAGATGACCCTGGCCGCCCTGGAGGCGACCCTGCGGTCGTACCTCGACATGGACGAGGCCCGGCGGCAGGTGCCCACGCTCAAGATGATCACCGCCTCCGAGGAGGCGCTCAAGTCCAAGGCCCGCCGTCTGGCCGAGGTTATCCGCAAGCGGCTGGGCAAAAAGGCCAGAGTGACCATGCGCAAGGGCATGTCCCGCGTTGGCGGCGGTGCCTTCCCCGAATACGACCTGCCCACCACCGTGGTGGCCCTGGCCGTGAAGAACATTTCTGCGGGCGAGCTTCGGGAGGCCCTCCTGAAGACCGACCCGCCGCTGGTGGCGCGCATCGAGGACGAGGAATTCCTCCTGGACCCGCGCACCCTGGATTCCACGGAACTCAAACTGGTGGCGGATGCCCTGGAACAGGCCGTGTCCGCGTCGGCCTCATAA
- a CDS encoding tetratricopeptide repeat protein, which translates to MKIHFMKYVLLLSAVAVLAAGCMSGMIEKQGRTAYLEKDYATAKMKFEEAIVEGNADAMYHLANMYVEGKGVEQDYAKAASLLEQAAALEHQESQLMLGLFYVYGDGVPQDPAKGAGLIKAAAVNGHDVAMYYLGNLYAGGLGVPKDIPSALHWMKEAKLAGFPVKDELLTEAGLQALYK; encoded by the coding sequence ATGAAAATACATTTCATGAAATACGTTCTGCTCCTGTCCGCAGTTGCGGTTCTTGCTGCCGGTTGCATGAGCGGCATGATAGAAAAGCAGGGAAGGACGGCGTACCTGGAAAAGGACTACGCCACGGCCAAGATGAAGTTCGAGGAGGCCATTGTCGAAGGCAACGCCGATGCCATGTACCACCTGGCCAACATGTATGTGGAAGGCAAGGGAGTTGAACAGGATTACGCCAAGGCGGCCTCGCTGCTCGAACAGGCGGCAGCGCTGGAACACCAGGAATCCCAACTCATGCTCGGCCTTTTTTACGTCTATGGCGACGGCGTGCCGCAGGATCCGGCCAAGGGTGCCGGTTTGATCAAAGCGGCCGCCGTAAACGGACACGACGTGGCCATGTATTATCTCGGCAACCTGTACGCAGGCGGCCTCGGCGTCCCCAAGGACATCCCCTCCGCCCTGCATTGGATGAAGGAAGCCAAACTCGCCGGTTTCCCGGTCAAGGACGAGCTCCTGACCGAAGCGGGACTGCAGGCTCTCTACAAATAA
- a CDS encoding aminopeptidase, which yields MSKKSDLEYDPKTAWEVYGSKKHLKAMDRMAADYVKFLSRCKTERLVMDYVRERVEKAGFVDDLKAPQAYRFNRNKTCFLARKGKRPLSEGFRLVGAHADCPRLDFKQRPLYEDLDICLAKTHYYGGIRKYQWLTIPLALHGTVVKKSGEVVTVCIGEDPADPVFTITDLLPHLAYKEVVKKVQDAFEAEKLNVILGQSPAPNGKDEDEAKEPVKQRVLQILNKRYGIDERDFFSAEMQAVPAGPARYVGLDQALIGGYGQDDRSSVFCGLEALLAEPEPEFSQIVLFWDKEEIGSDGATGAKSYFFEYCMEELVEAWEPGARLSTVFMNGSALSADVSAAMDPDHKDVYEPLNAARLGYGPCFNKFTGHRGKVGANDAHPDYIGWLRRILDDAGIPWHMSELGKVDVGGGGTVAKFLAVYGMDVIDVGVPVLSMHSPFEIASKADIYACTLAFREFLKR from the coding sequence ATGAGCAAGAAATCCGATCTCGAATATGATCCCAAGACCGCGTGGGAGGTGTACGGTTCCAAGAAACACCTCAAGGCCATGGACAGGATGGCCGCCGATTACGTGAAGTTCCTGAGTCGGTGCAAGACCGAGCGGCTGGTCATGGACTACGTCCGCGAGCGCGTGGAAAAGGCGGGCTTCGTGGACGACCTCAAGGCTCCGCAGGCCTACCGGTTCAACCGCAACAAGACCTGTTTCCTGGCCCGCAAGGGCAAGCGCCCGCTGTCCGAGGGGTTCCGCCTGGTCGGGGCCCACGCCGACTGCCCGCGCCTGGACTTCAAGCAGCGTCCGCTCTACGAGGATTTGGACATCTGCCTGGCCAAGACCCACTATTACGGCGGCATCCGCAAGTACCAGTGGCTGACCATCCCGCTGGCCCTGCACGGCACGGTGGTCAAGAAATCCGGCGAGGTGGTCACGGTCTGCATCGGCGAGGACCCGGCGGACCCGGTTTTCACCATCACCGACCTGCTGCCCCATCTGGCGTACAAGGAAGTGGTCAAGAAGGTGCAGGACGCCTTCGAGGCGGAGAAGCTGAACGTCATACTGGGCCAGTCCCCGGCCCCGAACGGCAAGGACGAGGACGAGGCCAAGGAGCCGGTCAAGCAACGGGTGCTGCAAATCCTGAACAAGCGGTACGGCATCGACGAGCGTGATTTCTTCAGCGCCGAGATGCAGGCGGTCCCGGCCGGTCCGGCCCGGTATGTGGGGCTGGACCAGGCCCTCATCGGCGGCTACGGCCAGGACGACCGTTCCAGCGTGTTCTGCGGTCTGGAGGCCCTGCTGGCCGAGCCCGAGCCCGAGTTCTCTCAGATCGTGCTGTTCTGGGACAAGGAGGAGATCGGCTCCGACGGCGCAACGGGTGCCAAGTCCTATTTCTTCGAGTACTGCATGGAGGAGCTGGTGGAGGCCTGGGAACCCGGCGCGCGGCTGTCCACGGTGTTCATGAACGGTTCGGCTTTGTCCGCCGACGTGTCCGCAGCCATGGACCCGGACCACAAGGACGTCTACGAGCCCCTCAACGCGGCCCGTCTCGGCTACGGCCCGTGCTTCAACAAGTTCACCGGCCATCGCGGCAAGGTGGGGGCCAACGACGCCCACCCCGACTACATAGGCTGGCTGCGCCGCATCCTCGACGACGCAGGCATCCCCTGGCACATGTCCGAGTTGGGCAAGGTGGACGTGGGCGGCGGCGGTACGGTGGCCAAGTTTCTGGCCGTGTACGGCATGGACGTCATCGACGTGGGCGTGCCCGTTCTGTCCATGCACTCGCCCTTCGAGATAGCCAGCAAGGCGGACATCTACGCCTGCACCCTGGCTTTCCGCGAATTCCTGAAGCGGTAG
- a CDS encoding FecR family protein, with protein sequence MALLICLAPLTVFGAEPPENLPNAIGEVVYMVGTVKAEQPDGTVRELDLKKQVIPKDVIVTSTKSSVEIVFKDDSVFSQGSSARISLDEFIYSGKQTASKLLFKMGEGTFRYVTGQIVKQNPDGFALETPTTTIGIRGTEVYATVTPSLERVGNLDLSAGHTMSVGPQEISRPMHAVSVDPTTGSVSAPEPVSPEEARAVIKAAPQTTQGEPGAKNEDVDDMTRKVDAFSANINRTKDELGTGKPDYQDLHTLSLQQSGQKSAERDNDKAEEAQSAAEGGGGGGY encoded by the coding sequence GTGGCATTACTGATATGCCTTGCCCCACTTACCGTCTTCGGTGCCGAACCGCCGGAGAACCTGCCGAATGCCATTGGCGAAGTCGTCTATATGGTCGGCACCGTCAAGGCGGAGCAGCCCGACGGCACCGTCCGCGAACTGGACCTGAAAAAACAGGTCATCCCCAAAGACGTGATCGTCACGAGCACCAAGAGCAGCGTCGAGATCGTCTTCAAGGACGATTCCGTCTTTTCCCAGGGATCAAGCGCCCGCATTTCACTGGATGAATTTATCTATTCCGGGAAACAAACGGCCTCAAAACTGCTTTTCAAGATGGGCGAAGGCACGTTCCGCTATGTGACCGGCCAGATCGTCAAACAGAATCCCGACGGATTCGCCCTTGAGACGCCGACCACGACCATCGGCATCCGGGGCACCGAGGTGTACGCCACCGTCACGCCCTCGCTGGAACGGGTCGGCAACCTCGATCTGTCCGCCGGTCACACCATGAGCGTCGGCCCGCAGGAGATCAGCCGTCCCATGCACGCGGTCTCGGTGGACCCGACGACCGGCAGCGTCTCCGCACCGGAACCTGTTTCCCCGGAAGAAGCGCGTGCCGTCATCAAGGCGGCCCCGCAGACCACCCAGGGCGAGCCCGGTGCGAAAAACGAGGACGTGGACGACATGACCCGCAAGGTGGATGCCTTCAGCGCCAACATCAACCGGACAAAGGACGAACTCGGCACAGGCAAACCCGACTATCAGGACCTGCACACTCTCTCACTGCAGCAGAGCGGCCAGAAAAGCGCCGAGCGGGACAATGACAAGGCCGAGGAAGCACAATCGGCTGCCGAAGGTGGCGGTGGCGGCGGCTACTAG
- a CDS encoding lipid-binding SYLF domain-containing protein, translated as MDVRHRYAWTVVLSLFLLSGCAARTTGVKETDTATARDLVVEAEQVLAKYLADPGGEALKPLLSRAKGMMIIPSAGEFGFLLTIGGGRGLLLANTDGGWTGPVFMARSSLGWGWQAGGYSRTGLVLFMHEDDVRYVMETGFVFKGHADLVIFNCDDEYGRSPEFRESGDVYFVGEKAGLFAGVAFDTGGYSDRPTLNEALSGVPGGDPETVLYTVGARPEAAARLRELIAGAALEGATTKEKDGTEVPSD; from the coding sequence ATGGATGTTCGTCACCGCTATGCATGGACGGTTGTTCTGTCCCTCTTCCTGTTGTCCGGCTGCGCTGCCAGGACCACCGGGGTGAAGGAGACCGACACGGCCACGGCCCGCGATCTCGTGGTCGAGGCCGAACAGGTGCTGGCCAAGTATCTGGCCGACCCCGGCGGCGAGGCCTTGAAGCCCCTTCTGAGCCGGGCCAAGGGCATGATGATCATTCCCTCGGCGGGCGAGTTCGGCTTTCTCCTGACCATAGGCGGCGGCAGGGGGCTGCTCCTGGCCAACACCGACGGCGGCTGGACCGGCCCGGTCTTCATGGCCCGCAGCTCCCTTGGCTGGGGCTGGCAGGCCGGCGGCTACAGCCGGACGGGCCTCGTGCTGTTCATGCACGAGGACGATGTCCGCTACGTCATGGAAACGGGGTTCGTCTTCAAGGGCCACGCCGATCTCGTCATTTTCAATTGCGATGACGAGTACGGGCGCAGTCCCGAGTTCCGGGAATCCGGCGACGTGTATTTCGTGGGCGAAAAGGCCGGTCTGTTCGCGGGCGTGGCTTTTGACACCGGCGGCTATTCGGACAGGCCCACGTTGAACGAGGCCCTCTCCGGCGTGCCCGGCGGCGATCCCGAGACCGTGCTCTATACGGTCGGGGCCCGGCCCGAGGCGGCGGCCCGCCTGCGCGAGCTGATCGCCGGTGCGGCCCTGGAAGGCGCTACGACAAAAGAAAAGGACGGAACCGAGGTTCCGTCCGATTGA